The Proteiniphilum propionicum genome contains the following window.
AAGCGGTTCATAAATTCGTTCTCGGCTTTATTGAAACAATGCCTCAGGGGCGTCACCAGCGAACCCAGGTTATTTTCAATGCCGTAACTGGCCGCCGCCATATGCGAGGCGCAAATGGTATCCTTGCCGCCCAGCCCGATAAAATAGTTCTTGTTGTGGTTGGCAAATCCCAGTACCTCATGCGGTACCACATGCCCTACATTGATGATCATATCCCAGGGTTCTTCCATCACATACCGGTTTATGGAGATAGGAATATCCCAATCGGCACAGCCTCCGGTGATTTTTTCCACGTAGTTCCCCGGCACGATGCCCAACCGTTTGCCGTCGCGGAGCCAATCGTGTTTCAGTATTTTGTTTTCGGGGATATTCCCGAACATCCATCGGTTTTGCTCGACGGTATGGGGAACATGCTGTCCCAATGTGGGAATTACATATACATCAGCCATCGGTTCAAAAAAATGATACAATATTTCGGTCATCCAACCGGCCCCGCTGTGGGCACGCGTAATATCCGGAGGAAGTAATAAAACCCGTTTCGGATTTTTGCAAACACGGATTAAACATTCGTTTGCACTTTTTACAACAAGAGCTTCCATCTCCTTCCAGCCAATCTCTTTTTTCCTTTCAAAAAACCAAGCCATAATCAATTTTGTTTAGTTAATCACATAATTAAAACACTCCGCTAAAATTAGCTAATTTCCTGCCACGCCATGACTCAAACATACTTGGCTTTGACCGCACTATTTAACGCAAATAAATTGCTTCGCTTGTGTTTAAGCGCATAGATATTTGAAGTAGTGAGGCGAAATTACTAAATGATCGGAAAAGAAACAAAGGCATATCACGCATTTCTACTTTCAAAAAACGGCCCAATGGATGGATTGATGAAATATAATGAGAAATAGGCTTGTCTTACGTATCCTTCCTCTCCCAATTTTGAGGGTGTATACGCAGCCCGGGAAACCACGAAAGCGATATTTCGAATAACCCGAAGAGGGCCGTCGAATATACCAAGTCGCCCAACACCGTGTTTTTAAAGAACGGGATTCCCGCCGCATAGCAGGCTGAAAGACCGGCTGCGGTTTTGGGATACATTGTTGTGGAAAACCACACGCCGAAGTTGGAGACCAAAAAGAAGATGATGGACGCGCCCAAAGCAGAGAACAGCAAGCGGGGAACACGCACTTTGCGCAGCGTGAATGTACCCATCAGCACGATAAGGGCAAAAGCGCCGTAGGTGAACAGAGAGCCGGAGTAGAACCAGACAAACCGGTCGAAATATTGCGCGTAAACCACATTGTTCAGGATTAAATCGCTTATCCACATGGCCGCGATAGGCACTAAATACGCCCACCCTTTGCGGGTGTAATACGTCGCCCCGAAAAGAGCCATGCCGCCAATGGGCGCGAAGTTGGCGGGGTGGGGGATCAGGCGGCTGAATGCCGCAAGGAGAATTATCACCGTTATGACGGAAAAACGAAGGGTTAATTTTTTGTTGTTCATATTATTTGTGAGTTTTGGCTGTTGGTGTAGGCAATCAGCCATCGGCTTTGCGCGAACCTATTGAGCCGTTGGTTTAAATTAGTTGTTTGACGAATACTTGTTTTTCAATATCCTGGTTTGTGAAAAAACCGCTTACCAATGTGAGATATTCGGGGAGCACACCGTTGCAGCTCCACTTCATTTTAATAACTACGGTTTCACATATCGCCCGGCTTTCAGGTCTTCGAAAGTGGGATTGTACGCATTATCGTGAACGGTATTGCCGTTCCATTTCTTTTCGGTGATAGATCCTGATTCTACCGCTTTTTTCAGTCCGGAAAAGTCGGTCAGAAACTTACAAAACTTGATCTCTAATTTTTCCACCGAAGTGAGCGCTGCGAGAAAACTTAAATCGGTTAGTTTCTCATTTTGCCAACCCGACCAGGATCCGCCAACTTCTAAATTCCCCACCGATGTAAGTTTAGGCAGATAAACGGCCTCTAAAAATTTTCCAAACAAACTTAGTTTGCCTATGACTTTTTCCAAATTTGGGAACGACATAGAAGCCAACTCGTTGGATGAAATGGATATCTCACCAGCCTCCAGTAGGTTCTCTCCCGAAACAGCGGTTACATTACTATACGAGGATAAGCTGTTGCTTATTTTCTTAAGAGATGCAGGCAATACTATTTCTGTAATTCCCGGTGCATTTTGTACTCGGAAATTTTCACACTCTTCCAACCCTGTTATCAGGGGAAGTTGCGTTATGGAAGGATCGGATGCAAAATTAAGTTCGAGTGTTTTTTGAATCAGCTTAGGCAGTTTAATTTTGGTAACATCTGCAAGAGATCCGACAAACTCCACCGATCCGTTTATGGTAACCCCCGATAAATCTATTTCACCCTTATGCGGTATTTTATAAATCCGTATATTTCCAATTAATTTTAAATGCGATAATAACGGGTCGATAGAAGTGATTTTGGGGCATTCCGAAATTCCCATATATTGGTTAACTTCCTCAAGCATGGTTGTTGAAATGTTCTCAAGGTTCGGACAATTACTGATAGTTATCCTGTCATTAACCGATTTTAAAAGGGCGATTTTTAAGTCCTTTAACTCTTCGCACCTTTCCACATTTATTTTATTGGCCGTTTTCATCAATCCCATATTTAAGAGGGACACCATTTTTAGATTGGCAATATTGACGTCTCCGGCGTTTTCCAATTTTTCCAAATCAATCGTTTCTAAATTCAACAGATTTTTTATATCTAATTTTTTACAACTCTGCAGGTTTGGAAAGGATATCTCTTTAATCGTTGACACGTCCACTTCCGACCATCCCTCTTTTCCGGAGAAAGACATTTGCCCGGCCCTTTCTAATCTAGGGGCGGAAAATTCTGCCAGTTGGGTAGATTTAACCGTTATGTTTCCAGCTGAAGTAAGAGCATCAAACGAAATTTTGGAGATGTTGTTGGAACGAGAGATAAAATCTTCAAACAGATATTGCAGGTTGGGCAAAACAATCTCTTTAAGTTGCTTTGGCTCGCCGTTGACCATAATTCCGCCTACCGATCTCAAATTTTGCAGCGGTTTCAAGTCTCCTTTAAAGGTGGGGTTCACAATCAATTTGTATTTTATCTCGTTCAGCAGATTCAGAGCATCGATATTGGATATGGAGTCCGTCCCTTTTTCAGCGCCGATAATTAGATTACCGTTTATGATATTGATTTTTTTCTTTGCAAACACATCCACCTCCTCATCGGTTTGTAAAAAGACGTTATCGCCCAAAACCACATCCTCTTTCAATATTTTTACCTTATAGTCGCGTTTCGTTCCGTTATACGATGTTACCGTTAGTCTTTGTTCGCCGCTCCACTCTTTTATCGTCTCGGGTTTGGGATCAATCGTCGCTAACTCGCTGAGCATATATTTTGCCGTAAGTTTGTCCATCTCTAAATTCTTCGGCATTGATACCTCTATGACATTGTCTGTGATTTTTCCCTCATATACCATTTTGTCCGCACTCTGCAGTGAAAATTCCAAAAAGTAGTTATCCAACCCTTCGAAAGGCTCTTTGGTACATCCGGAAAAAAGCAAAGTGCCTATAATGACAGCCCCAAAACTCTGTTTTATTGTTTTCATCTTTTTATTCTGTTTTTTATTGTTTTACGTAGTGTCCGGCCTGTAAATCTTGAAAAGTCGGATTATAGCCGTTATTGGCAATACTGAAATTCCTGTTCCAAATCTCTTTTGTTATTGAGCCGTTGGTGATTGCTTTTTTTAAGAATGAGTAATCATTAAAATTACTGATATTTTTAAGTGTCAGAAATTCAATTTTTTCAAGAGAAGATAGCCCATTCAGATGGGTCAACTTCTCGTTTTTATCTTTCCAGTCACTTATTGATAGGGTATTTATCTCTTGCAGCATCGGACATTCGATTGTTTTCAAAGAGAACATTTGAACGCAATTGAGTTTATTTAACTTAGTTAGCTTTGCAAAAGATATGCTTTCCCAATGTTTACTATTTCTATCCTCTCTAATCCATAATTCTTTGGCTTCTTTTAGGTCGGGAGCCGAAAAACTTTTCAGATTCATACTGTTTTTGATAAATATTGAACCCGATTCCAATCCCGTTAAAACCCAATCTTGAGGCTCTGACAGGATTAGGTTACTGATTTCAATTTTTTGTTCTACCTCTTTTAAACCGGATATCCGGATCGGTTTTTTACGAGGAGCATTCGTGTCCCCTCCAACGTATAACTCTTTCATTACCTCCGGCACAATAATCTCTTCCAAGTTGTTGCACTGATCCAACAGAACTTGTTCCACGCCCGTTTTGCTGACATCCACAACTCCTTCGCAAAGCACGAAAGTCATTGAGAGTTCAGAGAGATTAGTCAGGTTTCTAAAAATCGGTGATATGTCTTTTAGTGATGGGAGGTTGTTAGTAATCAATTTACCGTCAATACTGTTGATGTTAGCCATATCTTCAACAGAAGTTATTGGTATGGAACGGAGTTCCAAATTTCCCTTTACTGTTTTTAAGTTTTTGAGAGATATATTTTTAAGATTATTATTGTTGACGATAAACAGGTCACCCGTTTCTGTTAATGAGGGAAAGAGGGCTGAAGTGATTTTTGAATTATTGATGTTCAGGTTGCCTCCTACCCGGGTTAAATTATTCAACTTTAACCCAACCAGCTCGGGCCCTTTAATGATTAAATCTCCGCGAATTTCCTTCAATTTCGAGAGGTCCAAGGTTGTGAGCGATGGCACTTCCTGCAAAATAATGGAGTTGAGTGTCTCTTCCAGCTCTCTTAGTTTTAAAATGCCGAGGGAGCTGCCGCTTATCTTTATATCTCCTCCTCGCTTAAGTATCGGCAACTGTAAATCCGTGAGCTTGTTGGAGGAGATGAACAGCTTACTGTCTACTGTCTCCAGCATGGGTAGAACTATTTGTTTTACACTGTGGCTGTTCACAAAGAGGTCCTGTCCAACCTTTTTTAAATTCTTTAACGTGATATCCGAAAGATACTTATTCGCATTAACGATAATAGACCCGGTCTCCTCAAGGTTTCTCAGCCCGGAGAGGTCTTTTCCTTTGTATGTGGAATTGATAATCAGCTTATATCCTACCTTTGTCACGTACGTTAACGCGTCTATATTACTGATGGAGTCCGTTCCCGTTTCATTTCCAATAATCAGATCACCCTCTACGGCTGTGATGTTTTTTTCGGCGAATGCTTTCACGTCGCCGTCGGTTGCCAATAAAACGGTTCCCTCCGCTTGCCCGAGTTGCCTCTTGATATGAATCACATAGGTTCGTTTCACGCCGTTGTATGAAAAGACGTTGAACACCTGCTCATCGTTCCAGTTGGTTATTTTTTCGGGTTCGGGAAGGATAGTGGCATTTTCACTGAGAGTGTATGCGACTTTGGCGTTGTTCAGATCGGTCTCCACCGGCAGTGATATGATTATCTCACTGTTTTTCACCGCCCCTTTATACTCTTTCCCTCCGGTTGTTAAAGAGAAGGATAGCAAACGGTTATCCTCACCGTTAAAAGGGCTTTCGGTAGCACATGATAGGAGCATGACCGCAAAAAAACCCGCAAGTAATCCAATATATGTTTTTTTCATCTTCTGTTTTGTTTAAATTATTCTACTTGTATATCCACAAACTTGAATACCTCGGTGGAATTTTCACCCAACCAGCCGGCTTTCACGTTCAGCCCTGTTTGTACTTTAATAAAATCGATATATTCGAGATGAATCTTCTTTCCCTCGAAGGTAATGGCGTTGCTTATTTTAAAGTGGTTCGAGTTTGCCGCCGCCCCGTAGTTGATGTCGTCCGTAAGGCGGTCGATGGGACTGAAATTATCTGCATATCCCCAATCGAACTCCTTGTTAACCCAATAAGTGCCTTGCCCCGATTCATCTTCCGTTCTCGCTTCTAGTCGGGTTCCCCGCAGCGTATATGTGTTCTCCTTTACCCAGTTGGGGTAATAGAACGGTTGTTGGTGAAATCCCAACCAATCCACTTTACCTTTTCCTCCCAGATTGTCTATCCACAAGGTGTTGGATTTTGGAATGGCAGGACGAAAGTAAGTCGCCTCGTAATCTTGGATTGTTCCCGGTTTGCCGGTCTCGCTCCCTTTCAGCTCATACCAGTTGTCGTCGGGCAAACCGTTTCCGTTCTCATCCTGCATCACCCACACGATACCCGGCTCGGAACTTCCTTTAAAGGAGTTTCCCATAATAGCGAAATCATATCCCGCTGCAGTCGTGGTGCTGAGGTTGGATTGGCTCCTATTTTTGATGCTGTGGTCGAATCCAACCACAATATATCCTCCGAATCCCCCTAAGGAGACATACGCCTTCTGCGCTAAACGACCTTCCGCGTATTGGCAGGCCTCCTCCATGGTGTTTGCGGTGTACCCCTCGTTCACGAACTGTCCCGGTGCCGGAAGAAATTCATAAACCTTTGTGGAGTAGGGTGAACTTCCCGGTTGGGCGGCCCGGAAATGTTGCTCCGGATTTACCGTGTTCACAACGATGGAGGCTTCGCCTTTTTTTCCGCCCTTTGTGGCGACCACTTTTATATTTGTTTTCCCAAGCGCCGAAGGCTTATAGACATATTTGTCAGAAGTTTGTGTTGGGTCTTCTTTCCCATTCACAAACCACTTGAATGTGACATTTTTGGTGCTCGACATATCAGGAATGAGCCGAATGGCTCTTCCCAACGATGCCGACTGTTCGGGATAAGCGAACGATAGGCTTAACGGCACCTCTTTAACCACCAATATCTGTATGAGGTATTCATCATCACCGTCATCATTCTCAGCTTTGAGAATGATGAAAAAGTTTCCCTCTTGTTGTGAGCTGAAGGCATATTCATCAGCCGTGGAAACCTCTTCCCCATCTATCTCCCAGCTTAACTTCAAGCCCTCTTTGTTGGCAATCTCCGGCTTGAAAACGTACTCTTCGCCTGTTTCCAAGATAAACCCGTCACCCGTTTCGTCCAAAGAAATGATGGGTGGAATCAAATCAGTAACTTCAACTTTCACCTCTATTTGCGCTGTCCCGTGTTCGGTGACGGTTTTAAATTTAAGGTAATACTCTCCCGTCTCTCTCTCTTTAAACAGGATATTTTTTTCTGTTCCTATTATTTTGCCATTAAGAGACCACGAATAAACCGTTCTCTCATCAACATTCTCCACTTTGGGCTAAATAAGCACGCTGCGGTTCGGTTTAACGGTAAACGTTGTTTTCTCCATTTCAATTGTTGGCGGAACAACGGTCTCTATATCGTGACATGACGTGAATGCCGCTATCAATACCGTAACCCCGATTAAAAAATAACTTCGTCTTTTCATGTTTTACATAAATTAATGATTATTAAATCTTTGTTCTATTCGAATAAAAAGGCAAAATGCCCGGGAATGTCTCCGGTATCCACTTTCCATTTCAACTTGCCGAATTTGTTGTAGCACAAAAGGGTTCCCGGCGTGACATAATCAATGGCATCGGTCACATAGATGTCTTTGGTAACGGGATTCACCTTCACTCCGTAGGGAATGACAATATCCTTGTCTGTGCCGTCTTTAATAAAGTTTCTCGACACTATTTCCTTGGTTTTTATATTCAATATACCGTAGGTAATGGTGTTTTTTTGAGTGTTGTGGCTCCACTCCACGGCATAGATGTAAGCCGAGTCTCCCACTATATCCAAGTTGCTGACCGCCATCTCGATGGTTTGAGTCACCTCCTCTCTGTCTAAGTCGATCACAAACAGCTTTGACGGTTCATTGTAGTAATCGCCCCTGCTGCTTACTATCAACTCATGGTAAGGGGTTTTTCGCAGGCGGTGCAAGTTGATGCCCACATCTATCTTCTTCTCTTCTTTAAATGTCTCCAAATCGATAACCGATACCGTGCGGTCGTAATTGG
Protein-coding sequences here:
- a CDS encoding lactate racemase domain-containing protein; the encoded protein is MAWFFERKKEIGWKEMEALVVKSANECLIRVCKNPKRVLLLPPDITRAHSGAGWMTEILYHFFEPMADVYVIPTLGQHVPHTVEQNRWMFGNIPENKILKHDWLRDGKRLGIVPGNYVEKITGGCADWDIPISINRYVMEEPWDMIINVGHVVPHEVLGFANHNKNYFIGLGGKDTICASHMAAASYGIENNLGSLVTPLRHCFNKAENEFMNRLPDVYIQVVMAYNEQGELVHTGFYCGNDLDTYLQAAKQSMAENITVVPPLKKVVAVMQGDEFFSTWVANKAIYRTRKAMANGGELIIIAPGLKRFGEQDEVDKVIRKYGYAGTEKIMKLWKENEDLQDLTHATAHLIHGSSEGRFKITYAPGHLSKEDIESVNFNYLDYHQAMEVYSPDKLRNGFNRLPGGEEIYFISTPSAGLWTIKENLNT
- a CDS encoding DUF6580 family putative transport protein; translated protein: MNNKKLTLRFSVITVIILLAAFSRLIPHPANFAPIGGMALFGATYYTRKGWAYLVPIAAMWISDLILNNVVYAQYFDRFVWFYSGSLFTYGAFALIVLMGTFTLRKVRVPRLLFSALGASIIFFLVSNFGVWFSTTMYPKTAAGLSACYAAGIPFFKNTVLGDLVYSTALFGLFEISLSWFPGLRIHPQNWERKDT
- a CDS encoding DUF5018 domain-containing protein — encoded protein: MKKTYIGLLAGFFAVMLLSCATESPFNGEDNRLLSFSLTTGGKEYKGAVKNSEIIISLPVETDLNNAKVAYTLSENATILPEPEKITNWNDEQVFNVFSYNGVKRTYVIHIKRQLGQAEGTVLLATDGDVKAFAEKNITAVEGDLIIGNETGTDSISNIDALTYVTKVGYKLIINSTYKGKDLSGLRNLEETGSIIVNANKYLSDITLKNLKKVGQDLFVNSHSVKQIVLPMLETVDSKLFISSNKLTDLQLPILKRGGDIKISGSSLGILKLRELEETLNSIILQEVPSLTTLDLSKLKEIRGDLIIKGPELVGLKLNNLTRVGGNLNINNSKITSALFPSLTETGDLFIVNNNNLKNISLKNLKTVKGNLELRSIPITSVEDMANINSIDGKLITNNLPSLKDISPIFRNLTNLSELSMTFVLCEGVVDVSKTGVEQVLLDQCNNLEEIIVPEVMKELYVGGDTNAPRKKPIRISGLKEVEQKIEISNLILSEPQDWVLTGLESGSIFIKNSMNLKSFSAPDLKEAKELWIREDRNSKHWESISFAKLTKLNKLNCVQMFSLKTIECPMLQEINTLSISDWKDKNEKLTHLNGLSSLEKIEFLTLKNISNFNDYSFLKKAITNGSITKEIWNRNFSIANNGYNPTFQDLQAGHYVKQ
- a CDS encoding PKD-like domain-containing protein yields the protein MENVDERTVYSWSLNGKIIGTEKNILFKERETGEYYLKFKTVTEHGTAQIEVKVEVTDLIPPIISLDETGDGFILETGEEYVFKPEIANKEGLKLSWEIDGEEVSTADEYAFSSQQEGNFFIILKAENDDGDDEYLIQILVVKEVPLSLSFAYPEQSASLGRAIRLIPDMSSTKNVTFKWFVNGKEDPTQTSDKYVYKPSALGKTNIKVVATKGGKKGEASIVVNTVNPEQHFRAAQPGSSPYSTKVYEFLPAPGQFVNEGYTANTMEEACQYAEGRLAQKAYVSLGGFGGYIVVGFDHSIKNRSQSNLSTTTAAGYDFAIMGNSFKGSSEPGIVWVMQDENGNGLPDDNWYELKGSETGKPGTIQDYEATYFRPAIPKSNTLWIDNLGGKGKVDWLGFHQQPFYYPNWVKENTYTLRGTRLEARTEDESGQGTYWVNKEFDWGYADNFSPIDRLTDDINYGAAANSNHFKISNAITFEGKKIHLEYIDFIKVQTGLNVKAGWLGENSTEVFKFVDIQVE